In Deltaproteobacteria bacterium, the following are encoded in one genomic region:
- a CDS encoding DUF488 family protein, whose protein sequence is MAIRIVRLGSPRVANEGLRIGTVRRPPRGVAKSKFASDNWYDVWLPNLAPAADSVKLALGAATPAQWAAFAKRYRAELKTPDNSRVLDLLAALSQQAQLAVGCYCEEEVRCHRSILRQLLIEHGAKMI, encoded by the coding sequence GGCCATCCGCATCGTTCGCCTCGGTTCCCCACGCGTTGCCAATGAAGGGTTGCGCATCGGCACGGTCCGCCGTCCGCCGCGCGGCGTGGCCAAATCCAAGTTCGCCTCGGATAATTGGTACGATGTCTGGCTGCCCAATCTCGCGCCGGCTGCCGACAGCGTCAAGCTCGCCCTCGGCGCGGCCACGCCCGCCCAGTGGGCTGCCTTCGCGAAACGCTATCGCGCCGAGTTGAAAACTCCCGACAACAGCCGCGTCCTCGATCTGCTCGCGGCCCTGTCCCAGCAAGCGCAGCTCGCGGTCGGTTGCTACTGCGAAGAGGAAGTCCGCTGTCATCGCTCGATCCTGCGGCAACTATTGATCGAGCACGGCGCGAAAATGATCTGA